From Pan troglodytes isolate AG18354 chromosome 9, NHGRI_mPanTro3-v2.0_pri, whole genome shotgun sequence, the proteins below share one genomic window:
- the TEX54 gene encoding testis-expressed protein 54 translates to MSQKPGLEAGRLAWVARSPGPRGAMGCCQDKDFEVSDEQSKEEESKDGREDETTDTQRGPRECERGLPEGRGELRGLVVPSGAEGIDLNSPDHPNHKSNESLLITVLWRRLSTFGRRGSSRPSKRQSDQIRKQESPIREGNQEEPEKG, encoded by the coding sequence ATGTCACAAAAGCCGGGCCTGGAGGCAGGCAGGCTGGCGTGGGTGGCACGGAGTCCAGGGCCACGCGGGGCCATGGGCTGCTGCCAAGACAAGGACTTTGAGGTGTCTGATGAGCAGTCCAAGGAGGAAGAGTCTAAGGACGGCAGGGAAGATGAgaccacagacacacaaagagggCCCAGGGAGTGTGAGAGGGGGCTTCCCGAGGGTAGGGGTGAGCTCAGAGGCCTCGTCGTCCCCTCAGGCGCCGAAGGTATCGACTTGAACTCCCCGGACCATCCGAATCACAAGTCGAACGAAAGCCTTCTGATCACCGTGCTGTGGCGGCGACTATCCACGTTCGGTCGTCGGGGCTCCTCGCGGCCAAGCAAGAGGCAATCAGACCAGATTCGGAAGCAGGAGAGTCCGATCCGAGAAGGCAACCAGGAGGAGCCGGAGAAGGGATGA
- the WDR74 gene encoding WD repeat-containing protein 74 isoform X1 yields the protein MAAAAARWNHVWVGTETGILKGVNLQRKQAANFTAGGQPRREEAVSALCWGTGGETQILVGCADRTVKHFSTEDGIFQGQRHCPGGEGTFRGLAQADGTLITCVDSGILRVWHDKDKDTSSDPLLELRVGPGVCRMRQDPAHPHVVATGGKENALKIWDLQGSEEPVFRAKNVRNDWLDLRVPIWDQDIQFLPGSQKLVTCTGYHQVRVYDPASPQRRPVLETTYGEYPLTAMTLTPGGNSVIVGNTHGQLAEIDLRQGCLLGCLKGLAGSVRGLQCHPSKPLLASCGLDRVLRIHRIQNPRGLEHKVYLKSQLNCLLLSGRDNWEDEPQEPQEPNKVPLEDTETDELWASLEAAAKRKLSGLEQTQGALQTRWRKKKRPGSTSP from the exons ATGGCGGCTGCTGCTGCACGCTGGAACCATGTGTGGGTCGGCACCGAGACTGGGATCTTGAAAG GGGTAAATCTTCAGCGAAAACAGGCGGCGAACTTCACGGCCGGAGGACAGCCGCGGCGCGAGGAGGCAGTGAGCGCCCTGTGTTGGGGCACCGGCGGCGAGACCCAG ATCCTGGTGGGCTGCGCGGACAGGACGGTGAAGCACTTCAGCACCGAGGATGGCATATTCCAGGGTCAGAGACACTGCCCGGGCGGGGAGGGCACGTTCCGTGGCCTCGCCCAGGCCGACGG CACCCTCATCACATGTGTGGATTCTGGGATTCTCAGAGTCTGGCATGACAAGGACAAGGACACATCCTCCGACCCA CTCCTGGAACTGAGAGTGGGCCCTGGGGTGTGTAGGATGCGCCAAGACCCAGCACACCCCCATGTGGTTGCCACAGGTGGGAAAGAGAATGCTTTGAAGATATGGGACCTGCAGGGCTCTGAGGAACCTGTGTTCAGGGCCAAGAAC GTGCGGAATGACTGGCTGGACCTGCGGGTTCCCATCTGGGACCAGGACATACAGTTTCTCCCAGGATCACAGAAGCTTGTCACCTGCACAGGGTACCACCAG GTCCGTGTTTATGATCCAGCATCCCCCCAGCGCCGGCCAGTCCTAGAGACCACCTATGGAGAGTACCCACTAACAGCCATGACCCTCACTCCGGGAGGCAA CTCAGTGATTGTGGGAAACACTCATGGGCAGCTGGCAGAAATTGACCTTCGGCAAG GGTGTCTACTGGGCTGTCTGAAGGGGCTGGCAGGCAGTGTGCGTGGGTTGCAGTGCCACCCTTCAAAGCCTCTACTAGCCTCCTGTGGCTTGGACAGAGTCTTGAGGATACACAGGATCCAGAATCCACGGGGTCTGGAGCATAAG GTTTATCTCAAGTCTCAATTGAACTGCCTCCTCTTGTCAGGCAGGGACAACTGGGAG GATGAGCCCCAAGAGCCTCAAGAACCCAACAAGGTGCCCCtagaagacacagagacagatgAACTTTGGGCATCCTTGGAGGCAGCTGCCAAGCGGAAGCTCTCGGGTTTGGAGCAGACCCAAGGAGCTCTCCAAACGAGATGGAGAAAGAAGAAGCGGCCTGGGTCCACCAGCCCCTGA
- the WDR74 gene encoding WD repeat-containing protein 74 isoform X2 produces MRQDPAHPHVVATGGKENALKIWDLQGSEEPVFRAKNVRNDWLDLRVPIWDQDIQFLPGSQKLVTCTGYHQVRVYDPASPQRRPVLETTYGEYPLTAMTLTPGGNSVIVGNTHGQLAEIDLRQGCLLGCLKGLAGSVRGLQCHPSKPLLASCGLDRVLRIHRIQNPRGLEHKVYLKSQLNCLLLSGRDNWEDEPQEPQEPNKVPLEDTETDELWASLEAAAKRKLSGLEQTQGALQTRWRKKKRPGSTSP; encoded by the exons ATGCGCCAAGACCCAGCACACCCCCATGTGGTTGCCACAGGTGGGAAAGAGAATGCTTTGAAGATATGGGACCTGCAGGGCTCTGAGGAACCTGTGTTCAGGGCCAAGAAC GTGCGGAATGACTGGCTGGACCTGCGGGTTCCCATCTGGGACCAGGACATACAGTTTCTCCCAGGATCACAGAAGCTTGTCACCTGCACAGGGTACCACCAG GTCCGTGTTTATGATCCAGCATCCCCCCAGCGCCGGCCAGTCCTAGAGACCACCTATGGAGAGTACCCACTAACAGCCATGACCCTCACTCCGGGAGGCAA CTCAGTGATTGTGGGAAACACTCATGGGCAGCTGGCAGAAATTGACCTTCGGCAAG GGTGTCTACTGGGCTGTCTGAAGGGGCTGGCAGGCAGTGTGCGTGGGTTGCAGTGCCACCCTTCAAAGCCTCTACTAGCCTCCTGTGGCTTGGACAGAGTCTTGAGGATACACAGGATCCAGAATCCACGGGGTCTGGAGCATAAG GTTTATCTCAAGTCTCAATTGAACTGCCTCCTCTTGTCAGGCAGGGACAACTGGGAG GATGAGCCCCAAGAGCCTCAAGAACCCAACAAGGTGCCCCtagaagacacagagacagatgAACTTTGGGCATCCTTGGAGGCAGCTGCCAAGCGGAAGCTCTCGGGTTTGGAGCAGACCCAAGGAGCTCTCCAAACGAGATGGAGAAAGAAGAAGCGGCCTGGGTCCACCAGCCCCTGA